In one window of Vibrio sp. DW001 DNA:
- a CDS encoding transposase — protein MTTARSQQVCIEATPYYHCVSRCVRRSFLCGYDEHSKISYEHRREWIEARIKTLSTIYCIDICAYAVMSNHYHLVVHINKGKLDSLTDLEVIQRWSLLHAKPVIIQRFLANQLRSKAEIRVALNIIEQWRERLYSLSWFMRELNFEIAMKANKEDKCKGHFWESRYKSQALLDENALLAAMAYTDLNPVRAGIAKTPESSEHTSIKDRINALDNQQTTAPSLFPFIGNPTNEIRDGIPFRLMDYIELVDWSGKALRDGKANINSQSPPILERLNLTQKEWLTVCTQLERKRALLVGCKKSIHSALPQLQRSRLRGYQLD, from the coding sequence ATGACCACTGCCAGAAGCCAGCAAGTCTGTATAGAAGCTACACCTTATTATCACTGCGTATCTCGATGTGTTCGTCGCTCCTTTTTGTGTGGCTATGATGAACACTCAAAAATAAGCTATGAACACAGAAGAGAGTGGATAGAAGCTCGTATCAAAACACTTAGTACTATCTATTGTATTGATATTTGCGCCTATGCGGTAATGAGCAACCATTATCATTTGGTTGTCCATATTAACAAAGGCAAGCTCGACTCGCTGACCGATTTGGAAGTCATTCAACGTTGGTCCCTATTGCACGCAAAACCTGTCATCATCCAGCGATTTCTAGCCAATCAGTTAAGAAGTAAGGCTGAGATTAGGGTTGCGCTCAATATTATCGAGCAGTGGCGTGAGCGCTTGTATAGCCTGAGTTGGTTTATGCGTGAACTCAATTTTGAGATAGCGATGAAGGCCAATAAAGAGGATAAGTGTAAAGGGCATTTTTGGGAGAGTAGATACAAAAGTCAGGCTTTACTGGACGAAAATGCATTACTTGCAGCGATGGCGTATACCGACCTTAATCCCGTTCGTGCGGGTATCGCTAAAACGCCAGAATCCTCGGAGCACACTTCCATCAAAGACCGTATAAATGCACTCGATAACCAACAAACAACCGCACCTAGTTTGTTCCCTTTTATTGGAAACCCAACCAATGAAATACGCGATGGCATACCGTTTAGATTGATGGACTACATAGAATTGGTGGACTGGTCAGGAAAAGCCCTGAGGGACGGTAAGGCAAACATAAATAGCCAATCACCACCTATCCTAGAAAGGCTTAATCTGACCCAAAAAGAATGGCTGACAGTCTGTACTCAGTTGGAAAGAAAGCGCGCTCTGTTAGTTGGCTGTAAAAAGAGTATTCACTCGGCTTTGCCTCAATTGCAACGAAGTCGGCTAAGAGGGTATCAACTAGACTAA
- a CDS encoding colicin E3/pyocin S6 family cytotoxin translates to MSFKPKFDDKELEPQIKVITGLLKDLEDDSRSAEFKIQTLQLLDNYDPKAVKLAKERSEAISPNTGGQPIPDPLPMPSGSDIKDPEAVVLVTPEADKIDPTSTTPIPEEQGSTILETPADSGVDPLLVVTSESYIPAPKNINGMSGLTIAKSKTSVQGGGKLRRRWKDSKGNIYEWDYQHGEVEKYNKRGKHLGQFNPETGEQTKPADKTRKVEP, encoded by the coding sequence TTGAGTTTTAAGCCTAAGTTCGATGATAAAGAGCTAGAACCTCAGATAAAAGTTATAACTGGTCTTTTAAAGGATCTTGAAGACGATAGTCGCAGTGCTGAATTTAAAATACAAACACTGCAATTACTCGACAACTATGACCCTAAAGCCGTTAAACTAGCTAAAGAACGTTCGGAGGCTATTTCACCGAATACTGGCGGTCAACCGATACCAGATCCACTTCCGATGCCTAGTGGTAGTGATATTAAAGACCCAGAAGCTGTTGTTCTCGTTACTCCAGAAGCTGATAAGATAGACCCGACTAGCACGACACCTATACCTGAGGAGCAGGGATCTACTATCTTAGAAACTCCTGCTGATTCGGGTGTGGATCCCTTGTTGGTTGTGACTTCTGAAAGTTATATCCCCGCACCAAAAAATATAAACGGCATGTCAGGTTTAACTATCGCAAAATCTAAAACTTCCGTTCAAGGAGGAGGTAAGCTAAGAAGACGATGGAAAGATAGCAAAGGAAATATCTATGAGTGGGATTACCAGCATGGAGAGGTAGAGAAATACAATAAACGCGGTAAGCACTTGGGGCAGTTCAATCCGGAAACGGGAGAGCAAACCAAACCAGCTGATAAAACTAGAAAAGTGGAGCCTTAA
- a CDS encoding DNA/RNA non-specific endonuclease, with product MNKPEPNKTFKVDDNYSFSTDELGRTKSVSGKLDLTTKDRNKYQQGKAGKSGESADEGGHLIASIFNGPGEKINLVPMNGNLNKGEWKKLENSWAEKLREGKSVDVTVEPVYSSSSVRPDSFNITYTVDGGRPIEQVFLNTQGGK from the coding sequence TTGAATAAACCAGAACCAAACAAGACATTTAAGGTGGATGACAATTACAGTTTTTCGACGGATGAGTTAGGGAGGACTAAATCAGTAAGTGGAAAACTGGATTTAACAACTAAAGATAGAAATAAGTATCAACAAGGTAAAGCTGGAAAGTCAGGAGAAAGTGCTGATGAAGGCGGCCATCTGATAGCGAGTATTTTTAATGGTCCGGGAGAAAAGATAAACTTGGTGCCGATGAACGGTAACCTAAATAAAGGGGAATGGAAAAAGCTAGAAAACTCATGGGCAGAGAAACTACGAGAGGGTAAATCTGTTGATGTGACTGTTGAACCTGTTTATTCTTCATCATCAGTTCGACCGGATAGCTTCAACATTACGTACACCGTTGATGGTGGACGCCCGATAGAACAGGTCTTTCTAAATACTCAAGGAGGTAAGTAA